One Bythopirellula goksoeyrii genomic window, GCACAGTGAGTGTGAGAAGATAGCGGCCCGCAGTGCGCAGGAGAACCTCGATTATTTGGCATTCCTACTCTCCTTGTGTGAGCTGGAACTGGTCGACCGGGAGCGGCGGGCTGCGGAGCGGAGACTCAAAGCCGCAAGCTTTCCGGCCCACAAGACGCTCGATGAGTTTGACTTTGGAGCGCAGCCCTCCGTCAACAAGCCGCTGGTACTGGAGCTCGTGAAAGGGGAATACCTTCAAAAGCGGGAGAATCTCATCCTGGTCGGTGCCAGTGGTACCGGGAAGACTCATTTGGCCACGGCACTCGGCATGGCCGCCTGCCTGGCGGGACAGAAGGTCCGTTTCTTTCGCGTTACCGAATTGATCACCACGCTGATCGAGGCTCGGGATGAAAAGTCGCTGCTTCGCTTGCGTTCACAACTGGCCAAGCAGCACTTGTTGATCCTTGATGAGCTGGGCTACGTGCCAGCCAGCAAGGTGGGGGCCGAACTGTTGTTCGACATTATCGCCACCGCCTACGAGCGGCAGAGCCTGATCGTGACCACCAACTTGCCATTCGAAAGCTGGACCGAAGTCCTTGGCAGTGAGCGGCTCACGGGCGCTGCGCTCGATCGGCTGACCCACCGCTGCCAGATCATCGAAACCACTGGCGAAAGTTATCGTCTCAAGGATGCCCAGCAGCGGCGCCGAAAGAAGTCTCAGGAGTAAACTACTTGGCCCAAGCGGGAGGGCCAGTTACAATCCCCGCTACCAACCTAGCGCTAAACTTTTCGACCGCCAGGCGCTCTGATTTTCGACTGCCATTTACACGGGAGCGATCTCACTTCCGACTCTGTTTGTGGTAGCACGGGGAGTGACGCTGACGGTGATCTTTATGGCGGGTGATGAGAAGTGAATGGCAGCGGTTGCTGTCCCCGCCTTATTCTTGGTGTTGAGTTATCCCTCCCATACGCCAAAAAAGTCGCTGCGGCAACGCCGCATCCACTTCAGGTACGGTCTTATTCAGAGTGAGCGATCAGATGCCCTACGCCAAGCATGTTTGAATTACCACCGGCTTTTAACGTGGATAGAATAGAGAGCACAAGACGGCAACCTCTGGTAGGTCTCAGAAAGAGGGTAGCTAGTCGGGGTGCCTCAGGAGGGTCGACAAGTTAGAAATGCCTATTCCACAGAAGCGGCGGCTACTCCATGTCCAGTTCTTATGGTCCGAAGTTTGTTCAAGCATCAAGTTCAGCGAGGTGGAGAAAGTGAGCTAGGAAGCAGGCTCGTTTCCGAGTTTTCCCTCCACAAGTTCTTGCTAGGTCGGCAAGGCAAAAAGTACCTGAGTAATCCTTCCGGCTCACGCTGAGGCGTGACACGGATGATGACACGGATGAGAATTTTTTCCACTGAAAAACGTGGTTAAAACAGAAGCGATGGAAAAGAAGAGACTTCTCGTAAGCTGTTTACTGGTAAGGACTTTAGGTCTCACCTGGACAGAAAATCAAGCATACCCCCAGTCAAACGCGCTACCAGACTGCGCCACGGCCCGAACATTGCTCAATTCTAATTGCTTTGTATGGGACTAGTATAGTCCAAATAGTTTTTGGGTAAAGGAATCTAGAATGGATCATCCCTCCACGAAATCTGGAGCTATTTGCAAGCAACCTTTTGCTTTTTCCTGTGTGCATTGGCTTAATTCCGAGAGGCAAGCAGACGGCGTAGAACTACATCGGCCGTCACTCCGGCAAGAATAACTCCCCCGATAATCGCGAATTCGATATTTTGGTATTCGGGAAAAACCAAGTTAATGGCGTTGCTCAAGACGACCATCACCGCAGCACCTAAGACAACCCCCAGTATGTTTCCTTCGCCTCCGCGTAGGGAACATCCACCCAAAACGGCTGCAGCAATCGCATAGAGTTCGTAAAAGTTTCCGAAATCGCTTGGCTGTGCGGCATTAATATCTAACACGAACAAGACTCCACCCAATCCGGCAAGAATTGAGCAGATCAGGTAGGCTAAGGACGTGACTCGATCTACATTGACTCCGCTGTATTTGGCAGCCTCCGGATTGCCACCGACGGCAAATAAATAGCGGCCAAACACCGTACGGTTAAGCACAACTGACGCAATCACTGCTATGGCGATCAGAATCAAAGTTGTTGCCGGTAAGCGAAATTCGTAAGCCTGTCCCTCAAAGAACGTCAGATGACCGGTGGCTAATACGCGCAGGCCCTTGTACGCTACACCGAATCCTTGTGATTGATCGCCCGTTATCCCACGAGCAATTCCGCGGTAAAGAAGCAACCCACACAAGGTGACAACAAACGGTTGCAATCGCATCTTGGTAATCATGAATCCATGAAACACACCAATTGCGGACGCAATCCCCAGAACTGCAAGCGATGCCATCGGCACTGACCAATGACACTCGGTAAGCAAGTAGGGTAGCAAGACTCCTGTCAGACATACGACCGATCCGATCGAGAGATCGATACCTCCGGTGATAATCACGAACGCTGCGCCGATACTGAGAATTCCAAAAAGTGCAGTACGATGAACAATATTCTCCAAATTACCCACAAGCAAAAATCGGTTGCTCGACACTGCCGTAAAGAGACAGATCGCAAACAACAAGGACGATATTCCCAGTAATTTGGAGCCTTCCAGACTGGCTAATGGATTGAATCGTCTAAAGTTCATACAAGATTGCTCCAGGTTGTATTCAAGCCGACTCTGCAGCAAGCTGTTTTGTTGAACTTCCCACTGCCAATCGCATGATAGCTTCTTCGTTAAAGTCCTCGCGCTTTAATTCCCCAGCAATCTGTCCTTGGTGCATCACAAGCACGCGATCGGAAAGGCCCACGATTTCTTCCATGTCGCTTGAGGCAAAGAGAATCGCTACCCCTTTTCCTGCCAAGTCGTGCATCAAGCCATAGATTTCTGACTTGCTGCCAACGTCGATTCCGCGCGTCGGTTCATCCAAAAGAAGCAACCGAGGTTCTCTCGCCAGCCATTTGCCAAGCACTACCTTTTGTTGATTTCCTCCCGACATGTGACCGACCTGCGACTCAAGGCCCGCCGTCTTGATTCCATAGTCACTGATCACCTTCTTGCATAGTTCAGTCTCGGCTTGCCGTCGGATGAATCCACATCGACTTAGCGCCTGACTGAGTGAAGCTAGCGAAAGATTCCAACGGACTCCTTTTTGTAGATGCAACCCGCTTAGCCGCCGATCCTCTGGGGCAAGTACCACTCCAGAGCTGATAGCATCGGAAGCGTTCTTCGGTGAATACGACTCGCCTTCGAGGAAAATCTCGCCGTCAACTTGGGGTGTAATACCAAAAAGGGTGGTCAAGAGTTCCGTTCGACCAGCCCCGACCAACCCAGCAAGTCCCACAATCTCGCCTGCTCGAACCGCAAAGTCCAGAGCCACATTAGGATAGCGAGCTGTTCGCAATGACTTAACATCAATCGCCTTGGCTCCAGCAGTGTGTGGCTTTCGTTGATAGAATTGCGAAATATCGCGGCCAACCATCATTTGGACGATACGCTCCCGGTCAATCTCCGAGTGTGAAAGCTCGCCAACGCATTTTCCGTCACGCAGAACAACCACTCGGTCGGCCAAATCAGTCACTTCATTGAGTCTATGCGAGATATAACAAATGCCAACACCCTTCGAGCGGAGTTGACGCAAGACCACGAACAATTGCTCTGCTTCCTGCTGTGACAATGAAGATGTCGGCTCATCCAGAATTAGAATCTTAGCGTCAACACTGAGTGCCTTAGCAATTTCGACGAGCTGTTGCATCCCAATGCTAAGCGAATCCAGACGTGTCGAAGGAGGGAGGTGAAGTCCAAGCCGCGCAAGGTGCAATTGAGCCCGACCAGTTACAGATTTACGGTCTACAAAACCAAACTTGCTAGGTTCCCGACCAAGACAAATATTCGCTCCAACATCCAAGTTAGGAGCCAGATTCAATTCTTGATGAATTAAAGCAATGCCGCAGTCAAGAGCTTGGGTGACATCGGCTAACCGGGTCGGTTTTCCTTCGATAAGAATTGTTCCAGATGAGGGCTGGACCACTCCTGCCAGGATTTTCATTAAGGTGCTCTTACCAGCGCCATTCTCCCCTACTACTGCCAGGATTTCGCCTGATTGGAGAGATAACGACACATTATCCAGTGCCTGGACGCCCCCATAGACCTTACTTACATCTTGGGCTTCTAGAATCGAACTAGGTGGCGATTTTTCCATGAAATACGTGGTTCGTCTAACCTATTTGTCCTCTAAAAGCTGCTTCATATTTTTCCAAAATGTTTCGAGATTCTCCTTTTTGATAGTACGAGGCGGAACGTCGACAAAGCGGTCTGCAGGGAGATTTGATTCCTCTCCGCTATTCAAGCCAACCAATAAGCGTATCGATTCATAGCCGTACTTATACGGGTCTTGAACCACGGTCCCTATGGCGTTGCCGTCCTGAATAGCTTGAAGAGTGGACTCGTCCTCGTCAAAACCAATTACCTGAACTTTCCCGAGCATATCCGTTCGTTCCAATGCCTCAAGAATTGCTGGAGGATTGTAAACGAATAACCCAACCATCGCCGAGATGTTTGGATACCGAGTTATAGCATCCTCGACATTGGCTTTTGCCTTTGCCCGATCGAAGCGGTCGGTGAGCGTTCCCAGAATGTTGTACTTCCCGTCTTCGCTAAGAACACTCGCTCCAGGAGGATCGCGGCGAGTAGAATCTGGTTCTCGACCCACGATAGCGTCAATACACCCTTGGCGTCGAAGTTGCGCATTGTCTTGATCGAGTCGGCCAATGAAAAGCATCACCTCGCCCCCCTCAGGAAGCGCCTCTCGAACGAGTCTTCCACACATCAATCCGGCCGCGTAATTGTCCATCCCTATGTATGCCAGTCGATTGCTCTCGGGCGCATCAGAGTCTTGCGTTATCAGAATAGTTGCTTCGGCCGCCTTGTTTAGTATGTCAGTCTGATTCGCAGAATTAATCGGGCTGACCGCAATTCCATCGATGCCTCTGGTAATCAAATCTTCGAGCTTTCGGGTCTGGTCTGTTAGCCCATCTGGCATGACAACCGTAACCGCTACACCGGCCTCTTTGGCAGCTGCCTTACTTCCCGCGGCTGCAATATTCCAGAAGCTCGCTACTCCATTGGTAACAAATGCAAATTGTGGACGTTCATCTGCCGAATCGCTACAACCTAGCAGTGCCATCAAAGAAAAGACGAGCAGGTGCGTAATGCTCCTGGAAAGTCGGTGCAGAATAGATATCATGAATAGAATCCTGGATCTTTCAGATAAGATAACGTGGCTAATCCACTATCATAAATTGGCTAACCACTCAGATGCAAGCTGATATCTCAAACGGAAAGTCGTGGATAACACTCTTATTTGGCCGTGTAGTTCCCACTTAAGTTGCTTGCCGACTGTTCCATCGTGCCGTGCAGTAGTTTTGACTCAAGAAAGCCATCGAGAAAGGTGAAGTTTTGAATCATTTCGGAGAGGAATTGGCTGTCGCAGTTCGGCGCTGCAGAAACCCTGTCGTCGTGGGGCTTGATCCACGTTGGGAAAGTTTACCGGCAAGTTTCAGACAAAATCGAGCTTCGGATACCGAATCGCAAGCAATTGCGTACGAAGAGTTCTGTCGTGAGGTGGTTGACGTAGTAGCACCATTGGTTCCTGCGGTGAAACCTCAAGCGGCCTTCTTCGAAGAATGTGGACCGGCAGGCATGTTGGCCCTGGCCAACGTCATGGCCTATGCGCGGGACAAGGGGCTCTTAGTAATTCTTGATGGCAAACGAAACGACATTGGCTCCACTGCCGAGGCCTATGCCCGCGGATACCTTGGTCGAAGTAGCGTCTGGGGAGCCGATGCACTTACCATCAGCCCCTACCTCGGTGCCGATAGTTTGCAGCCTTTCGTAGATGTGGCCGTAGAACGCGGTGCCGGACTCTTCGTCTTGGTAAAGACCTCCAACCCGGGTGGAGGCATGCTGCAGGATCAATTGATCGATGGCCAGCCCTTGTATCGAACCGTTGCCCAATACGTTGCCGATCAATCCGCTGGTGCAACAGGGCAGGGTGGGTACGGAAGCGTGGGCGCCGTGGTAGGTGCAACCTACCCAGATCAGCTTGCCGAACTTCGCGCGGCAATGCCCAACACCTGGTTCTTAGTCCCCGGCTATGGAAGCCAGGGAGGAACCGCAAAAGATACGGCCGCCGCATTCGACGCACAAGGCTTAGGTGCCATGATCAACAATTCGCGAGGAATCATCTTCGCTCATCAGCGCCCTGAATACAAAGACAGCTTTGGAGATTCTCGCTGGCAAGGGGCTGTGGAAGCTGCGACCGAGGATATGATCGCGCAACTGCAAGCCGAGACAGCAGTGGGGAAACTTGGGTCAAGCGATTCACCTTGATTGATTAGAGCTCATTGGAGAAATTCCCCAAAACCCTCCCTCGGGAGGGTCGCGAGCTATCGAGCGGGGAGGGGGAAGCGGCAACTTGCGCCAGTCATACCAGCCCCGTTACCCAAACAATTGCTCTAGTAGCCCATCATCAAGCCCTCCCACAGTACCACCACTCTCCGAGTAATAATTTCCTTTCGTGAGCAACCGGGAAACCGCACCATACAGTGCTTGCCAATCAGACAAGTTACCGACGCTCGGATTACACTGCCATGCGAGAAAGTCGTTGCCGTCGCCGTCACTACCAACTCATAACACCATGTGCATGTTTCGAATTCCCTCCTCCGTTCCACCTACCCCTTTCGCACCTCCCCAGATTATAATGGCAGAACCATAAAAACAGGAATAACTCGTTAAGCACACGCGATTACTATCTTTCTAACCTCGAAGGAAGCCAAGTTTGCCCAACTCTTCTCGCGAATCCGAACGCCTAACCCGTAAGAAGCGGATTGACCCCAAGCTTAAGACGTTGGGCTGGGAGATTGTGCCATTCCAAGAAGGGAAGGACCTCGCCGAGTACTCGCATCACGCCATCGAAGAGTTTCCTACCGACAAAGGACCGGTCGACTATGCCCTGGTAGTTAATGGCCAATTGCTAGGCGTGATCGAAGCAAAGAAGGTTGCCCTCGGCCCTCAAGGCGTCCTGCAACAGGCGGAACGCTATGCCAAGGGCATTTCTGCGAGCCCCTTCAACTATCGTGGCTTCCGCGTCCCGTTCCTCTTCTCATCCAATGGCGAGGTGATCTACTTCCACGACGTGCGGCACGAGTTGGAACTCTCCCGCAAGATCGTCGACTTCTACACCCCAGCCGCTCTCACCGAACTACTTGCCACGGATCTCGACGAAGCTCACGAGCGATTGCGCGGGCTTCCTCAGAATCAATCGATCCGGGCCTGTCTGCTCCGGGCCAATGATGCGATCGAGCAGGCACTCGCCAATCGAACCCGGCAAATGCTCGTCGCCATGGCGACCGGAACCGGCAAGACCTATATGA contains:
- a CDS encoding sugar ABC transporter ATP-binding protein is translated as MEKSPPSSILEAQDVSKVYGGVQALDNVSLSLQSGEILAVVGENGAGKSTLMKILAGVVQPSSGTILIEGKPTRLADVTQALDCGIALIHQELNLAPNLDVGANICLGREPSKFGFVDRKSVTGRAQLHLARLGLHLPPSTRLDSLSIGMQQLVEIAKALSVDAKILILDEPTSSLSQQEAEQLFVVLRQLRSKGVGICYISHRLNEVTDLADRVVVLRDGKCVGELSHSEIDRERIVQMMVGRDISQFYQRKPHTAGAKAIDVKSLRTARYPNVALDFAVRAGEIVGLAGLVGAGRTELLTTLFGITPQVDGEIFLEGESYSPKNASDAISSGVVLAPEDRRLSGLHLQKGVRWNLSLASLSQALSRCGFIRRQAETELCKKVISDYGIKTAGLESQVGHMSGGNQQKVVLGKWLAREPRLLLLDEPTRGIDVGSKSEIYGLMHDLAGKGVAILFASSDMEEIVGLSDRVLVMHQGQIAGELKREDFNEEAIMRLAVGSSTKQLAAESA
- the istB gene encoding IS21-like element helper ATPase IstB, producing the protein CLGLPGAIGGGRAMTETKSTVLVKHHLKQLKLPNMHSECEKIAARSAQENLDYLAFLLSLCELELVDRERRAAERRLKAASFPAHKTLDEFDFGAQPSVNKPLVLELVKGEYLQKRENLILVGASGTGKTHLATALGMAACLAGQKVRFFRVTELITTLIEARDEKSLLRLRSQLAKQHLLILDELGYVPASKVGAELLFDIIATAYERQSLIVTTNLPFESWTEVLGSERLTGAALDRLTHRCQIIETTGESYRLKDAQQRRRKKSQE
- the pyrF gene encoding orotidine-5'-phosphate decarboxylase, giving the protein MNHFGEELAVAVRRCRNPVVVGLDPRWESLPASFRQNRASDTESQAIAYEEFCREVVDVVAPLVPAVKPQAAFFEECGPAGMLALANVMAYARDKGLLVILDGKRNDIGSTAEAYARGYLGRSSVWGADALTISPYLGADSLQPFVDVAVERGAGLFVLVKTSNPGGGMLQDQLIDGQPLYRTVAQYVADQSAGATGQGGYGSVGAVVGATYPDQLAELRAAMPNTWFLVPGYGSQGGTAKDTAAAFDAQGLGAMINNSRGIIFAHQRPEYKDSFGDSRWQGAVEAATEDMIAQLQAETAVGKLGSSDSP
- a CDS encoding sugar-binding protein, giving the protein MISILHRLSRSITHLLVFSLMALLGCSDSADERPQFAFVTNGVASFWNIAAAGSKAAAKEAGVAVTVVMPDGLTDQTRKLEDLITRGIDGIAVSPINSANQTDILNKAAEATILITQDSDAPESNRLAYIGMDNYAAGLMCGRLVREALPEGGEVMLFIGRLDQDNAQLRRQGCIDAIVGREPDSTRRDPPGASVLSEDGKYNILGTLTDRFDRAKAKANVEDAITRYPNISAMVGLFVYNPPAILEALERTDMLGKVQVIGFDEDESTLQAIQDGNAIGTVVQDPYKYGYESIRLLVGLNSGEESNLPADRFVDVPPRTIKKENLETFWKNMKQLLEDK
- a CDS encoding ABC transporter permease; the encoded protein is MNFRRFNPLASLEGSKLLGISSLLFAICLFTAVSSNRFLLVGNLENIVHRTALFGILSIGAAFVIITGGIDLSIGSVVCLTGVLLPYLLTECHWSVPMASLAVLGIASAIGVFHGFMITKMRLQPFVVTLCGLLLYRGIARGITGDQSQGFGVAYKGLRVLATGHLTFFEGQAYEFRLPATTLILIAIAVIASVVLNRTVFGRYLFAVGGNPEAAKYSGVNVDRVTSLAYLICSILAGLGGVLFVLDINAAQPSDFGNFYELYAIAAAVLGGCSLRGGEGNILGVVLGAAVMVVLSNAINLVFPEYQNIEFAIIGGVILAGVTADVVLRRLLASRN